One part of the Bacteroidota bacterium genome encodes these proteins:
- a CDS encoding NfeD family protein, with protein MKTFIFLLISGAALLMARPAASQQPLTQKVHVISIATEVDLGMVSYVQRAVEEAEKAHAVILLHVNTFGGRLDAATKIRDLILNAKVPMTVAFVDKRAISAGALITLAAQKIVMSSGSTMGAATPIYETGEKASEKVNSYMRAEMRSTAERNHRDPRIAETMVDESIGLDSSYKISVPQGKLLTLTEEDAIKVGYADAKAETVPAALQAVGISATDIVNSEEGFGDKLIRFLTSGLVSSLLIMIGMAGVFYTIKTGHFGAITIAAIAAFVLFFGGQYITSVAPLIAIVLFLAGLTLLLIEISPVPTFGLAGVLGIAGVAFGLFLALAGDLRTLTPDRMTQTFVTLAIALTGVIVLGYVIIKYAPKSLWLRKFRNEATTADTGFYAAEEALIIGKSGIAQTMLRPAGIVLLGDRKIDAVTGGEFLPPGTAVTVMRMSGNRAVVQAATDAVTTRATSESHISEERERGDSFGGRIARTT; from the coding sequence ATGAAGACTTTCATTTTTCTTCTTATTTCTGGTGCGGCTCTTTTGATGGCCAGGCCGGCCGCATCGCAGCAACCTCTGACTCAAAAAGTCCACGTGATCTCGATCGCGACTGAAGTCGATCTTGGGATGGTCTCGTATGTTCAGCGGGCGGTTGAAGAGGCGGAGAAGGCCCATGCCGTCATCCTGCTGCATGTGAATACATTCGGCGGACGATTAGACGCCGCGACGAAGATTCGGGATCTGATTTTGAATGCGAAGGTCCCGATGACCGTTGCCTTCGTCGATAAGCGGGCGATTTCAGCGGGCGCACTGATCACGCTGGCTGCGCAGAAGATCGTAATGTCGAGTGGCTCGACGATGGGAGCCGCTACTCCGATCTATGAGACAGGCGAGAAGGCATCCGAGAAGGTCAACTCCTACATGCGAGCTGAGATGCGCTCGACTGCCGAGCGCAACCATCGCGATCCAAGAATTGCCGAGACAATGGTGGACGAATCGATTGGACTCGACTCATCATACAAGATCAGTGTCCCGCAAGGGAAGCTGTTAACGCTGACGGAGGAAGACGCGATTAAAGTCGGCTACGCCGATGCGAAGGCCGAGACGGTACCGGCTGCGCTTCAAGCGGTTGGAATCAGTGCAACGGATATTGTAAATTCCGAAGAAGGATTTGGTGACAAGCTGATTCGGTTCCTGACTTCGGGCCTTGTCAGTTCGCTGCTCATCATGATCGGCATGGCCGGCGTGTTTTATACGATTAAGACCGGCCACTTCGGCGCAATTACGATCGCCGCTATTGCTGCCTTCGTGCTGTTCTTTGGCGGGCAATATATCACCTCGGTTGCGCCGCTGATCGCGATCGTGCTATTCCTTGCCGGCTTGACGTTATTGTTGATCGAGATCTCGCCAGTACCAACATTTGGACTTGCCGGTGTTCTCGGTATTGCCGGAGTAGCGTTTGGGCTATTTCTGGCACTGGCCGGCGATCTCAGGACTCTAACACCCGATCGAATGACGCAAACCTTTGTCACACTCGCGATAGCACTCACGGGAGTAATTGTGCTTGGATACGTCATCATCAAATATGCGCCGAAATCGTTATGGCTTAGGAAATTCCGCAATGAGGCGACGACGGCCGATACAGGATTTTATGCTGCCGAAGAGGCACTGATCATTGGCAAGAGCGGCATCGCACAAACAATGTTGCGTCCGGCCGGGATCGTGCTGTTGGGTGATCGGAAGATCGATGCTGTGACCGGTGGCGAATTCCTTCCACCCGGCACGGCAGTCACGGTTATGCGGATGAGTGGCAACCGTGCAGTCGTCCAAGCCGCTACTGACGCAGTGACTACGCGAGCGACTTCTGAAAGTCACATCAGCGAGGAGCGCGAGCGCGGCGACAGTTTCGGTGGCCGCATCGCGCGGACGACTTAG
- the queC gene encoding 7-cyano-7-deazaguanine synthase QueC, with protein sequence MKSIVLLSGGMDSTLTATIARNESRNLAALHLNYRHRTENRELQAFHDVADVLGIRERLVVDIEFLREIGGSSLTDASIAVTLADLHASGIPSSYVPFRNGNFLAIAASWAEVIGANQVYIGAVEEDSSGYPDCRRSFFDAYERAIELGVKPDTRIRIMTPVIHLQKSEIVRESVRLGAPIERTWSCYQSENLACGECDSCALRLRGFAMAGVEDPIQYRIRPRYS encoded by the coding sequence ATGAAATCAATCGTCTTACTCTCCGGCGGGATGGACTCGACCCTCACGGCAACCATTGCCCGTAATGAGTCGCGAAATCTTGCCGCGCTTCACCTGAACTATCGTCACCGAACCGAGAACCGAGAGTTGCAGGCCTTTCACGATGTGGCGGATGTCCTCGGCATTCGGGAGCGTCTTGTGGTTGACATTGAATTTTTGCGGGAGATTGGTGGATCGAGCTTGACGGATGCGAGCATCGCGGTGACACTCGCCGATCTTCACGCTTCAGGTATTCCAAGTTCGTACGTTCCGTTTCGCAACGGAAATTTCCTGGCGATTGCCGCGAGTTGGGCGGAAGTGATCGGAGCGAATCAGGTGTACATTGGTGCCGTCGAGGAAGATTCATCGGGCTATCCAGACTGCCGGCGGTCTTTTTTCGATGCATATGAACGCGCGATCGAATTAGGTGTGAAGCCAGATACACGCATCCGCATAATGACACCAGTGATCCATTTGCAGAAGAGTGAGATTGTTCGCGAATCGGTTCGGCTTGGTGCCCCAATCGAGCGGACATGGTCGTGCTACCAGTCTGAAAATCTGGCTTGCGGCGAGTGCGATAGTTGCGCGCTTCGCCTTCGTGGGTTCGCAATGGCCGGAGTGGAAGATCCGATTCAGTATAGGATTAGGCCCCGCTACTCATGA
- the tilS gene encoding tRNA lysidine(34) synthetase TilS yields MSHVLPAIVARTGAILQSLSVTSDSSVIVGVSGGPDSVALAHVMLQLKLRGRVGEVFLAHINHGLRGSASDADQTLVSQHAKEWNLPNAIWQADTTARAREERKGIEETARNIRYEFFEELAVRHGAQFILTAHTANDQAETVIMHAVRGAGVRGLAGIPQMRKLGALSIIRPWLGVTRDEIEEYLLDQKLRFNRDESNEELNYQRNRIRHTVIPALIEAYPDRSPVRALAGLAHRMAKLDNFLASLTQENLEMLLQPDGSINLSGLRNLQGFLLHGVVEAWVNLKIGCYRLTEIETRKIERFLASTSRRTELRNGVSLLKKKDAVLIFCKTQ; encoded by the coding sequence ATGTCCCACGTTCTTCCAGCTATAGTTGCTCGAACAGGAGCAATTCTCCAGAGTCTCAGTGTCACTTCGGATTCCAGTGTTATTGTCGGTGTCAGTGGCGGCCCGGACTCCGTTGCACTTGCGCACGTGATGTTGCAGTTGAAGTTGCGCGGAAGGGTTGGCGAGGTGTTTCTTGCGCATATCAATCATGGCTTGCGCGGATCCGCCTCCGATGCCGATCAGACTCTCGTTTCGCAACATGCTAAAGAGTGGAATTTACCCAATGCAATTTGGCAAGCGGACACCACAGCTCGTGCACGTGAAGAAAGAAAAGGAATCGAAGAGACCGCCAGGAACATTCGCTATGAGTTCTTTGAAGAATTAGCCGTGAGGCACGGTGCGCAATTCATTTTGACGGCGCATACCGCAAACGATCAGGCAGAGACAGTCATAATGCATGCTGTACGTGGAGCTGGCGTGCGCGGGTTGGCCGGGATACCACAAATGCGGAAGCTCGGTGCCCTTAGCATTATCCGACCCTGGCTTGGAGTAACGCGAGATGAGATCGAGGAGTACTTGCTCGATCAGAAACTTCGGTTCAACCGTGATGAATCGAACGAGGAGCTGAACTACCAGCGAAATCGCATCCGGCATACAGTAATTCCTGCACTCATCGAAGCCTATCCCGACCGCTCCCCCGTCCGCGCACTTGCCGGATTAGCTCATCGAATGGCCAAGTTAGATAACTTCCTGGCTTCATTGACCCAAGAAAATCTGGAGATGCTCCTGCAACCAGATGGATCGATCAACTTAAGTGGACTGCGCAACTTGCAGGGGTTTCTACTCCACGGCGTGGTTGAAGCCTGGGTTAATCTCAAAATAGGGTGCTACCGGCTGACCGAAATTGAGACGCGCAAGATCGAGCGATTCCTGGCTTCAACTTCTCGTCGCACCGAACTTCGAAATGGCGTTTCACTCCTTAAGAAGAAGGATGCCGTACTAATCTTCTGCAAAACGCAATGA
- a CDS encoding putative LPS assembly protein LptD — MKSGVGYRILVIPVVMSAILLIPFLVRAQTPPGTTDTSTKAPAPKQVRPGFELPDSLYISADTIRGDVDTIVRYTAKDSTTFDVARKTMTLVSNAVVQFQNRELDAHTIVMDFQHNTLTAYSADVDSVVSASLALRRRIIRDTNRTKSRGAPKLTEGPTTYEGEVIVYNFKTKHGTVQLGTTELEGGFYYGEKIKQVAPQTLFVENGRYTTCDAPVPHYYFESPKMKVVMQDQIFAEPVYLYVADVPIFALPFGVFPNHGGGRHSGIIAPNYQVTGDRGYGLTHLGYYWVFNDYLDAAAQTDLYTKGGYNIDVRGEWMKKYLLNSPASLRLGYGFTRFNSVDPYTKNWLVQSSLPNLILGYETALSANLSFQSDGYFQDNARNQRDFYTQNVSSNASFNTGWSDLGMNLGIDYNRNQDLNNSTYDETSPSLNFSKSTWYPFASTEGETVDPTLSSLGIGYSLNADRQVSRHIGGNVPLPTDTSHWFTSEHYGVLHNPSIGISPKFGHFTVNPSFSYSEAWMFKQHHRIYGTQITYDSLTGKNDTAIIFTQDTTSGFNRLYNYNMGIGVSTTLYGIANIGAFGIQAIRHTVQPSISFSYHPDLSSQNYVAYIDPQTGQLQHYNIYEGELNGGLVGIGKNATLGMSLGNNFEAKVERNVTKDSTTIDHLQLLNLNASSGYNLATKILSPFSISTSSSIGTFLSMSGTVSYSFYPVNSYGQDSTDATLISLHQGYLRPTNASFGLSGSFSSATTVEGDNYDSLRRLFNITSPDDERALMLGGYFPGPFISVPFRPKWNVNYGLTYSQSYTANLVGNSIISTLQRNFGATTSLSLTLTKNWQFTTTASYDLTEGKIIIPELRIHRDLHCWEMDFSYRPPGSRISGFNLEIRIKAPQLQDVKLTRTESTYGQF, encoded by the coding sequence ATGAAATCAGGAGTAGGCTATCGGATATTGGTCATCCCGGTCGTGATGTCAGCGATCCTGCTCATTCCATTCCTGGTGCGTGCCCAGACCCCTCCAGGCACCACCGACACATCTACGAAAGCACCCGCTCCAAAGCAAGTCCGCCCCGGATTCGAGCTGCCGGATTCGCTTTACATCTCCGCCGACACGATTCGTGGTGATGTCGATACGATTGTTCGCTACACCGCGAAGGATTCGACTACATTCGATGTCGCCAGAAAAACGATGACGCTGGTGAGTAACGCGGTCGTTCAATTCCAGAACCGCGAGCTCGATGCGCATACCATTGTGATGGACTTTCAACACAACACATTGACGGCGTACAGCGCCGATGTCGATTCGGTCGTAAGCGCATCCCTTGCACTTCGGCGGCGGATCATACGTGATACGAACCGCACGAAATCGCGTGGTGCGCCAAAACTTACAGAAGGTCCGACGACGTATGAGGGCGAAGTGATCGTCTACAATTTCAAGACTAAGCACGGGACCGTGCAGCTTGGCACAACCGAACTTGAGGGTGGATTCTACTATGGCGAGAAGATTAAACAAGTCGCACCGCAAACGCTATTCGTCGAAAACGGACGCTATACTACCTGCGATGCGCCGGTCCCACATTATTACTTTGAATCGCCCAAGATGAAGGTCGTTATGCAGGACCAAATCTTTGCGGAGCCGGTTTATCTCTATGTAGCGGATGTTCCAATTTTTGCGCTTCCCTTTGGCGTCTTCCCGAATCACGGTGGTGGACGTCATTCCGGAATTATTGCGCCGAATTATCAAGTAACAGGGGACCGTGGCTATGGTCTGACACATCTTGGCTATTACTGGGTTTTCAATGATTATCTCGATGCCGCTGCCCAAACGGACCTCTATACCAAAGGCGGATATAACATTGATGTCCGTGGCGAATGGATGAAGAAGTACCTTCTGAACAGCCCTGCTTCGCTAAGACTTGGCTATGGGTTCACACGGTTCAATAGTGTTGATCCCTATACGAAGAATTGGCTTGTGCAAAGTTCGCTGCCGAATCTTATTTTGGGGTATGAGACTGCTCTCTCCGCGAATCTCAGTTTCCAGAGCGACGGCTATTTTCAGGATAATGCTCGGAATCAGAGAGACTTCTATACCCAGAATGTCTCCAGTAACGCGAGTTTCAATACTGGATGGTCTGATTTGGGAATGAATCTTGGCATTGACTATAATCGTAATCAGGACCTTAATAATAGCACGTATGACGAGACGAGTCCCTCGCTGAATTTTTCGAAATCGACCTGGTATCCGTTCGCTTCGACTGAAGGCGAAACGGTTGATCCAACTTTGTCCTCACTCGGGATTGGGTACTCCCTGAATGCGGACCGTCAGGTAAGCAGGCATATCGGCGGCAATGTTCCACTACCCACTGATACCAGCCATTGGTTCACCTCGGAGCATTATGGAGTACTTCATAATCCTTCTATTGGGATTTCACCGAAGTTTGGTCATTTCACGGTCAACCCGAGTTTTAGCTATTCAGAGGCGTGGATGTTCAAACAGCATCATCGAATTTATGGCACTCAAATCACTTACGATAGCCTGACCGGCAAGAACGACACAGCGATAATCTTCACGCAGGATACCACCAGTGGCTTTAACAGGCTCTACAATTACAATATGGGCATCGGCGTTTCTACAACGCTCTATGGCATTGCAAATATAGGTGCGTTTGGAATTCAGGCGATCCGCCATACCGTGCAGCCTTCCATTAGCTTTTCCTATCACCCGGATTTGTCCTCCCAAAATTATGTAGCCTATATCGACCCCCAAACGGGACAGTTGCAGCACTATAATATTTATGAGGGCGAGCTGAATGGGGGGCTGGTTGGTATCGGGAAGAATGCAACTCTAGGAATGAGCCTGGGCAACAACTTCGAAGCCAAAGTCGAGCGAAATGTTACGAAAGACTCAACGACGATCGATCACCTGCAATTGCTGAATCTGAATGCGTCGAGTGGTTACAATCTTGCGACGAAAATACTCAGTCCCTTCTCGATCTCGACGTCATCTTCAATTGGTACATTCCTCTCAATGAGTGGTACTGTGAGCTATTCCTTTTACCCTGTGAACTCGTATGGGCAGGATAGTACCGATGCGACACTTATCTCTCTGCACCAAGGCTACCTTCGTCCGACCAATGCATCTTTCGGCTTAAGTGGCAGTTTTTCGAGCGCGACGACAGTTGAGGGTGACAACTATGATTCGTTGAGGCGGTTGTTCAATATCACCAGTCCGGATGATGAGCGCGCACTGATGTTGGGCGGGTATTTTCCTGGACCGTTTATTAGCGTACCATTCCGGCCCAAATGGAATGTAAATTATGGTCTGACATACTCGCAATCTTATACAGCCAATCTGGTTGGCAATTCCATTATTTCCACCCTTCAACGCAATTTCGGCGCGACGACCTCGCTCTCACTAACACTAACCAAGAACTGGCAATTCACGACCACCGCTTCCTATGATCTTACGGAAGGTAAAATCATTATCCCGGAACTTCGTATTCATCGTGACTTGCATTGCTGGGAAATGGACTTTTCATATCGCCCGCCGGGATCTCGCATCTCGGGATTCAATCTTGAAATCCGAATCAAGGCGCCGCAGTTGCAGGATGTGAAGCTTACGCGAACTGAGAGCACATATGGACAATTCTAA
- a CDS encoding L-threonylcarbamoyladenylate synthase — protein MTTEIGIDVAKARALLERGLVVAIPTETVYGLAANALDTEAVLQIFEIKRRPRFDPLIVHGASPDQLTDYVRTFPEWAVILAERFWPGPLTLVLPKRDSIPDIVTSGLDAVALRVPNHPMTLDLLSQLDFPIAAPSANPFGYVSPTSAEHVLDQLGGEIPYILDGGECIVGLESTIVTERDGEIVILRLGGVAVEDIESLLGPVRLQVQASSNPIAPGGLESHYAPRTPLKLGRIDLERFDAERVGILSFQRRFKEVPIGHQVVLSPEGSLHEAAKNLFGAIRYLDSLGMQLILAEPLPELGLGRAINDRLRRASAKGMNWRG, from the coding sequence GTGACGACAGAGATTGGAATTGACGTTGCGAAGGCTCGCGCACTGCTGGAGCGCGGCCTTGTCGTGGCGATTCCGACCGAGACAGTCTACGGCCTGGCGGCAAATGCGCTGGACACTGAGGCTGTTCTCCAAATCTTCGAAATTAAACGTCGGCCACGCTTCGATCCTCTGATTGTGCATGGTGCCTCACCTGATCAGCTCACGGATTATGTGAGGACTTTCCCGGAATGGGCCGTCATACTCGCAGAACGCTTTTGGCCGGGTCCACTCACACTCGTTCTTCCAAAGCGAGATAGTATTCCCGACATCGTCACTTCGGGATTGGATGCCGTCGCGCTTCGAGTGCCGAACCATCCGATGACGCTCGATCTTCTTTCACAACTGGACTTTCCCATTGCGGCTCCGAGTGCCAATCCGTTCGGGTATGTGAGTCCTACGAGCGCGGAGCATGTGCTCGATCAACTGGGTGGCGAAATACCATACATTCTCGATGGAGGTGAATGTATAGTTGGGCTGGAGTCTACCATCGTTACTGAGAGAGATGGTGAGATCGTAATCTTACGCCTCGGCGGGGTTGCTGTCGAAGATATAGAATCGCTACTTGGTCCCGTTCGCCTTCAGGTTCAGGCGTCTTCCAACCCGATTGCGCCTGGAGGACTTGAATCACATTATGCACCGCGTACTCCTCTGAAACTGGGTAGGATCGATCTTGAACGCTTCGATGCAGAGCGAGTCGGCATACTTAGCTTTCAAAGGCGCTTTAAGGAGGTGCCAATCGGCCATCAAGTTGTCCTATCTCCGGAAGGCAGTTTGCACGAAGCGGCGAAGAACTTGTTTGGGGCCATCCGATACCTTGATTCACTTGGCATGCAACTGATTTTAGCCGAACCGCTTCCAGAACTCGGCCTCGGACGTGCAATCAATGACCGGCTTCGACGGGCTTCGGCAAAAGGAATGAATTGGCGGGGGTAG
- the queF gene encoding preQ(1) synthase: protein MTSSKPELVVFPNPYPNREYVVTHTNPEFTSVCPVTGLPDFGEITIVFVPDKLCVELKALKYYFISFRNRGIFYEAVINEILEDLVSALDPRWLEVTGEFSTRGGLHSNVVAKYTKGESPVPISDRITITKLEKAIQ from the coding sequence ATGACATCAAGCAAACCTGAACTTGTCGTTTTTCCAAATCCGTATCCAAATCGGGAGTACGTCGTGACGCACACGAATCCGGAGTTTACCTCTGTTTGTCCGGTGACGGGCTTACCTGATTTTGGAGAGATTACAATCGTCTTCGTGCCGGATAAGCTCTGTGTCGAACTGAAGGCGCTAAAATATTACTTCATCAGCTTTCGAAATCGAGGTATTTTTTACGAGGCTGTAATCAATGAAATTCTTGAAGATTTGGTGAGTGCTCTTGATCCACGATGGCTGGAAGTGACCGGCGAATTCTCCACACGCGGCGGGCTGCACTCGAACGTGGTGGCGAAGTATACGAAAGGGGAGAGCCCGGTGCCAATCTCCGATAGAATTACGATTACGAAACTTGAGAAAGCGATACAATGA
- a CDS encoding 6-carboxytetrahydropterin synthase — MLTHIAKDFRWEMAHRLPEHDGGCRNVHGHSYCMWIELSGEPQSAGMVLDYFDLKRMVDPMVAELDHAFLCTRSDVLISDFLRGSGLKAVYVDWPTTAENIARWFFERLSLTFASMKHLRELRVRIQETERTYAEVSGPL, encoded by the coding sequence ATGCTTACCCATATAGCGAAAGATTTCCGCTGGGAGATGGCGCACCGTCTGCCCGAGCACGATGGCGGCTGCCGGAATGTCCACGGTCACTCATACTGCATGTGGATCGAGCTCTCAGGTGAGCCCCAATCCGCAGGCATGGTCCTCGACTACTTCGATCTTAAAAGGATGGTTGATCCAATGGTCGCCGAATTAGATCATGCTTTCCTATGCACCCGCTCCGATGTGCTCATTTCTGATTTCTTACGTGGAAGCGGGCTTAAGGCCGTCTATGTCGATTGGCCGACGACGGCCGAGAATATTGCCCGCTGGTTTTTCGAGCGACTTAGCCTCACATTTGCCTCGATGAAACATTTGCGTGAACTCCGCGTGCGTATTCAGGAAACGGAACGGACGTATGCTGAGGTGTCCGGTCCGCTGTAA
- a CDS encoding radical SAM protein, with the protein MLRVNEIFYSIQGEGSRAGEPCVFVRMTGCGLRCSYCDTEYAFYDGEDLLITDILGRIEGFNCHLIELTGGEPLEQEGVYPLMQRLFEHGYEVMIETGGHVDISRVDPRVKRIVDLKTPSSGMVKRNRYENILHLTKQDEVKFVIGSREDYEWARQQLVLYQLRNCVGTILFSPVQGELDLAALAAWILEDGLPVRLQTQLHKLIWPGILKGV; encoded by the coding sequence ATGCTACGCGTTAACGAAATCTTCTACTCGATTCAAGGGGAAGGTTCTCGCGCTGGTGAACCTTGTGTCTTTGTTCGCATGACGGGGTGTGGTTTGCGCTGCTCTTATTGTGATACGGAATATGCGTTTTACGACGGAGAAGACCTCCTCATCACAGATATTCTCGGTCGGATTGAGGGGTTCAACTGCCACCTTATCGAGTTGACAGGTGGCGAACCTTTGGAGCAGGAAGGGGTGTACCCACTGATGCAGCGACTCTTCGAGCATGGATATGAGGTGATGATCGAAACCGGCGGCCATGTCGATATTTCGCGTGTCGATCCGAGAGTCAAACGTATTGTCGATCTCAAGACACCATCATCGGGAATGGTGAAGCGAAATCGATACGAGAACATCCTGCACCTGACGAAACAAGACGAGGTGAAATTTGTAATCGGATCGCGAGAGGATTATGAATGGGCACGTCAGCAACTTGTGCTATATCAACTACGTAATTGCGTAGGGACTATTCTTTTTTCGCCGGTCCAAGGTGAACTCGATCTCGCGGCATTAGCAGCCTGGATCCTTGAAGATGGGCTGCCCGTCCGCCTGCAAACGCAGTTGCATAAACTAATTTGGCCGGGAATATTAAAAGGGGTATGA
- a CDS encoding acyclic terpene utilization AtuA family protein: MRDRIRIASGQGFWGDLPSAPIDQIRRSSAESPIDYMMMDYLAEVTMSIMQKQKLRDGRMGYARDLVEVIDAVLPDIVEKNIKIITNGGGVNPEGCRDAIFEVARKRGIPIKVGVVLGDNILDDLDSMLSAGHQLKNMESGDPLSSVRNRVLSANVYFGAWPIVEALQQGAQIVVTGRTTDTGLTLAPMIHEFGWKPDDWDRLAAGTVAGHILECGAQSSGGNFSADWKSVRDMAHIGFPIAEAYPNGDFIITKHPKTGGRVSRQTVAEQLLYEIGDPRDYITPDCIADFTSIQIEDSGKDRVRVHSIKGRAATDSYKVSMSYNDGFSAQGTLTYTWPDAMHKARLADQILRTRLKDAGCTYDEMRTEFLGVNSCHGPLTPVDFDEVQEVVAKWGVRGQDKKAIERFGKEIAPLILTGPPSVTGFAGGRPKPSEVVAYWPALLDKKAVLPRVVVQQA, translated from the coding sequence ATGAGAGACCGTATTCGAATTGCCTCCGGGCAGGGATTTTGGGGTGACCTGCCCAGTGCGCCGATTGACCAAATTCGTCGCTCTTCGGCCGAATCGCCCATAGACTATATGATGATGGACTACCTGGCCGAGGTGACGATGTCCATCATGCAAAAACAGAAGCTTCGCGATGGCCGCATGGGCTATGCGCGCGATCTCGTCGAGGTCATCGATGCCGTACTGCCAGATATCGTCGAGAAGAACATCAAAATTATCACCAACGGAGGTGGTGTGAATCCCGAAGGTTGCCGTGATGCGATTTTCGAAGTCGCACGCAAGCGCGGCATTCCGATTAAAGTCGGCGTTGTTCTTGGGGACAACATCCTGGATGATCTCGATTCGATGCTCAGTGCGGGTCATCAGCTCAAGAATATGGAAAGTGGCGATCCGCTTAGTTCTGTTCGCAATCGGGTCCTCTCGGCAAATGTCTATTTTGGCGCGTGGCCGATCGTCGAGGCGCTCCAGCAAGGAGCCCAGATCGTCGTCACTGGCCGCACAACGGATACAGGACTCACGCTCGCTCCGATGATTCACGAATTTGGGTGGAAGCCCGACGATTGGGACAGGCTCGCCGCCGGTACCGTTGCGGGCCACATCCTCGAGTGTGGTGCGCAGTCATCCGGCGGAAATTTTTCAGCCGATTGGAAGTCTGTCCGAGATATGGCTCACATCGGCTTCCCAATTGCCGAGGCTTATCCCAATGGCGATTTTATCATTACAAAGCATCCAAAAACCGGCGGGCGGGTTTCGCGCCAAACGGTTGCCGAGCAACTGCTCTATGAGATCGGCGATCCGCGCGATTATATCACTCCTGATTGTATCGCGGATTTCACGAGCATTCAGATTGAAGACAGCGGCAAGGACCGCGTGCGTGTCCATAGTATTAAAGGCAGAGCCGCAACAGATTCCTACAAAGTCTCCATGTCTTACAACGATGGTTTCTCTGCTCAGGGAACACTCACGTACACATGGCCGGACGCAATGCACAAAGCGCGGCTTGCCGATCAAATCCTCAGAACGCGTCTGAAAGACGCTGGATGTACTTATGATGAGATGCGCACCGAATTTTTGGGTGTAAACTCATGTCACGGTCCGCTTACACCGGTGGATTTCGATGAAGTGCAAGAGGTCGTGGCCAAGTGGGGGGTCCGAGGACAAGACAAGAAGGCCATCGAGCGATTTGGTAAGGAAATCGCGCCGCTCATCCTGACCGGTCCGCCAAGCGTGACCGGATTTGCAGGCGGTCGTCCAAAACCGAGTGAAGTCGTGGCATACTGGCCGGCATTGCTAGATAAGAAGGCCGTGCTACCGCGTGTGGTGGTGCAGCAGGCGTGA